The Populus alba chromosome 6, ASM523922v2, whole genome shotgun sequence genomic interval GTAGTGGCGTGGAGTTATGAACTCACCTGTAAAACGGTGCCGTGATTACACCTTTTCAACGGGAATGAAACCGGGACAGAATCACTCGAGCTCATGTAGCTTGCCATATTAACTGTAGCCTCTCCAAGAATCCCAGATCTAGCTGATCCCTGTAATTCAAACAATCTTGATCTGAACGGATAGCGAAACTAATGTAATAACGAATCAATTAGCTACCAGTTTACATAAGATCGATCTGCAGTTTATTGACGATCATTAATGAGGCAAGTAATTCAATTGAATTAACAATAGAGTGATTAATTAATACCATGGCCACAACAAACTTGAAGAGGCACTCGTCATGTTCCTTTGAAGACTCATCTTGTGAAGCAGTCCACATGGATTCTGACAAGCTCTCAGTCCATTGACAATTCCCATTTCGAGCAGCTGCTTTGCTCGTCtttgcaattgtttttccaGTCTCCACGGAGACTATAGACACAGACAGCTTGTCCCATCCTCTTGGAACCTGTTAATGAGCACGGATATTTGTCCACTTTCCTTAGTCTAATCAAGTGAAAACAACCTTGCATGATCAACTTGTGAAAGAACTAGTACAATGACCTGGAGAGCCTTGAAATAGGAGAATTTGAAATCAGTTTTCTCCCCTGATGATGATTTAGCAGCTGGCCTGGCCTTGTGCAGCCGGAACATTTCTTCTCCCTGGGTAATAACTCTTGGATTCTCCTGTGCGTTCTTGCTCAATTGATGGTCACAGATTGTCAGataacaacagcaacaacagcaTTACCACCAGGGAAACTCAGAAAGAGAGAGGTAGAGGGGGACAAGATTAGCTAGCTGGTCCTTGTTGAGAAGGGTGATATTTTATGTCTTACCAACTTTGGGAGTTACGTTAGTTATAGGATTAGAGAGATGCATGGGATATTTTACGATTTTCCCATTGACAGCGCTCCCAATCTTACAAATAACCAAACTACTCGCCTTTCACTAGTGAGAAGAGAATATTTAACTCAAccttttgatgtatttatggTATATATACAGTGGGAAGCTAGGATTTCTAGTGAAGGAGGGTAAAGAATTATAAAGTAATTCTTACAAGATCTAAATGGTAATTAAGAACTTCTAGTGAAATTAAGAACTTAAACTCTAAAtggtaattataatttaagaaaacaagatctcaataatatttttataaagtaattATCCACATAGAAGGAGGCATGACAAAGACTAGGGTGGGCTTTAGCCTaggtcaagattttatcaatattttttaattagttttatgtaaaaaaattataattctcaattaagttattaaaaaattctaaaaatttgcgtaaagccttctaatatgatgctttagcttgagttaaaatttcagaattttttgagaaatttagaaatttgatgaaaaatcacaatttgatcagttttatgttattggatgtaattttcaatccaactATCAGATCGAGTTGAAATTTTATGatggatcttaaaatatattgagtaAAATCTAGTTAAGAGTTTAGGATAAACGGAGCTTagtagtgctaacaaaaaaaaaaaatcaaataaaagcaaaatgactcattaagagtaaaatggttatttgccattaaaaaataaaacaaattagctCCTtgttccttttatatgttgccgactGAGCAGAAgaagaatagaagaagaaagaaaagaaaaggcgagagagaaatagaaaaaaaataaggtaaaaacataaaaaaattccaagaaaaaaaataagaagtgagagaataaccttgtaaacttacaaagttcaatttataaaacactaatctaaggaagaatcaagtgaaggaagaaggaattaaaagagggaaaaaaatttaattaatttatttttcagttgacatgaaattgttattttatcccagttgaggggttgttacaatatcgattcagatttaattatagataaattatattccataaaacattgaaggatgtaactttaataatgtgtttatttttactttcgctttaattttatgcactttcaaatttattttttaatattttagatagtgtatttgaattaaaactttactattaattttaaaaattcatgtacatAAGTTAATAAccgatcttaaaaaatatttatatatttattttatagctcaGGACAAAAAAACTTCCTGGCTCCGCCCTTGATTATTCATAATATATTAACtagttctaaaattaatatgataattttaaattatataaataatagattCCTTGATAATCAATTGTTGCCTTTATGGAACTACAAATGATCTAGAAGCATTTCCATTTTATTCTCTCTTGTGTTGGTCTGGGATTGAATTGCCTTAAAATCTTTACACAGCGATATCTTAGAAAGAGGTCAAGTGGCATTTTTCttgataattcaaatatatatatatatatatatatatatatagtagtttGCGTTCAGCTATAGCatgcattatttttcttgactATCTTACCTCTAATAATTACGTGTTCTTGTCTAAATTATATGCATGTTTAGGATGTGCAAATGTTACTTTCAGGGTTGTTTGTAGAGTCCACACTAAATTTGATAACCTAACAAAtggaaatttaaatttgttgagaATCAAATGACTAATGGCACCTAGAGGACGAAGAAAATCAGTGATTCATTGTAAATACAAACTCGATCGATGGCTTTGTCAACACCTGACAACAGAGATTACATGCTGATGACCAGTTACTTGACAAATATCCTATAATTATCATGAGGTTTGGTCCGGAGAAGTAGTCACACCATGCAAGATTGATAATTGTTCACCTCCTCCGAGAAGAAAAGGCCAGGAAAAGAAGGAAGAGCTAAATTAATCAGACGATAAATATGTATTTCGAAAGTCACTTATGAAACATTTGAAACACTTCCTTAGGGATTGAAAAATGacattgattatttatataattaaaatcttaGCCTTAACTTTAAAGGATAAGGATGTAGGTAAACTAATTATGTTTGGGTTTGCTTATCAGTTcgagttttatatatttcagagccactaaaaacttacatgattgttaattttaagttttcagaaaattaattgagatatatataaattgaactgattaaaaataaaaaaaaaattcttagccTTGTTTTGAGATTTGTAGGTTCATGATATCTTGGATTAAGAATGACAGGTTGAGGTTGGAAGATCCACCCAATTCCATAGCCTTCCTTGCCGTCTTTCCAAGTTCAATTGCTCTCTTCCTTCTGTTCTTGCCTTCTTCTCCGCCTGCATCCATCAACGTAATTACTGCCTTCCTGACTTCGTCTTTCTTCACTAACACTCcaactttctcttcttctccccaTCTCACTGGAACCTCAACGCCGATTCGCACACCGATCCTTAAAATCTCAACGATTAGCTTCTCATTAAAGAACTGCTCGGAAAACTGAGGCCATGATATCATCGGCACGCCAGAGCAGATCCCTTCAACTGTAGAGTTCCAACCACAATGAGTTAAGAATCCTCCAACTGATCTATGGGACAAGATAAGGACTTGAGGAGCCCAGCCTTTGATCAGAAGCCCCCTTCCTTTGATCCTTTCTTCAAACCTCTCCTTCACGAACCATTCCTCTAATTCAGAACCTCTCTCTCCAGTTTTCACTACCCAGATGAAGGGTTTGTTAGATGCTTCCAAACCCAAACCTAGTTCTATCAACTGCGATGGCACTAGGCGACATAGGCTACCGAGGCAAGCGTAAATAACAGACCCTGGCTCCATAGAGTCAAGCCACTCCAAGCATTGTGTCTTACCAATTGAAGCTTTGTTTCCCCTCTCAAACATATCTAAATTCTGCTTGTTAATTAAAGAAACTGGTCCAATGCACCATACTTTCTTCTTCAGAGCCTTTCCGTACTCCTGAGCACAACCATGCTCCAACTCGTCAAAACTATTAACCACAACCCCATAAGCTGTAGATTCAGCCTCTTGCATCTTGTTACGGACGTCATCCAAATCAGGTAAGCTTACGAATGCTCCCGGTAGCTGAGTCTTTGTTATCTCAAAACTTTTTGGCATCCCTGGCACCACAAAAGGTTCTGAATCCGAGCTTACAGTGAGGTGAGCTTTGTGAAGCCTTATATTATTAGAACTCAACAAAGAAAAGCAGCACATCCCATGAAAAACAATCCGTGGGATGTTGAAACGTTGAGCAGTTTTGGCTGTCCAGGATAAGCACTTGTCTGATATTATGCAGCTTGGACGAGGCTTGGCATGCTCAAGAATGCGTTCTAATGGCTGCTGCAGCCTAGCAACTGCAATATAGAATTTCTTCAGTAGGTCTCTTGAAGGTAAGGTGTCAAGATTCTCGTAGCCGATGGGGAGTCCCACTTCTTCGCATGGAAACGGTATCTGCACAAGACGAACAGGGAGACTAGATTCTCTTGCTCTTTCGATTATCGACGCAAATCTTGATGCATTGTGAGGGGTGGTGACCAGACTTACAGTCACACCACGCTCTGAAATGAGCCTCGCCATGTCTATCATGGGGATCGTGTGTCCCTGTGCCATAAGCGGGATCAACACAAAGTGCAGTTGACTAGACATTGGAGGCGCCATTAAAGCAGGACTGGTAATGTTTCTACTTATACAAAAAACGGAGAGGAAACAAAACTGGTTTGTCAGATGTAGGTTTCGCAATCCCATTATTGGCCAAGTCTTATTATGTGAGCTTGACTTTGAACAGGTCATGGAGACCCAGTTCTGAGGTGAGTAGCAAATAGCCAAGTAGACAGGGTTGCATTTTCCTGTTTCCTTCCTTGACTCGACCGACGTGAATCCGGTTTGCCCTTTGACAAGTCAAAGGCATGCAgatcatgattttgaaaaacTTGAGTTCTacctgttgcttttcaaaattaatagtCATAACATCTTGTCACCATATTCAGCCCTTGAAGCCAGTAATTGACTGTATTACATCCAAGGTCGGCCCTGTTAATCTATGGGCTGTGGCCTTAATTGTAACTCTCTCCGACATGCCTCTGCTctcatttgatgatgaaatgcTATTTGTTTTCGTGTTTGAAAActattttaagagaaaattaatttttttatattttaaggttATTATAAAGTgtttatgtcaaaaataatttttaaaatttttttattattttaatatatttttcaaacaaaaaacattttaaaaaacaaccacttttaaatttaatcactTGCAATGCTTACGTTACTTCTTCCTTttcctgtatatatatatatatatatatatatatatatatatatatatgaattgcaTGTGAAAACGATCTTATAAATTGTTGTGTGAAATGATCTAAAATGAAGATATTCGATGAAAGCCATAAATGTTGAATATAGTTGGCCCATTTGTTATGCAATAATGCATAGTGTTTTTTCCGTACTTTTTGGTCttccatttcaaaaaataaaattgaaaaatatttattttatttttttattttaaattaaaaaaatttaatattttacatttttttaatttaatgtattagtattaaaaataatgtttttttaaaaaatattaccttaatattctttcaaattaataaattggtATTGCTTATGGCGGCAGGTCAATCATTGCTGCATGTAACGCTGGCTTGACTTTGACTAATTCCATTTGATTTAGCCAAACAGTAATTCCACTGGGCAGTTTTCCTCAACTTATAATTTGGTTTAATTGACTCAATAATGCTATAGCTAGTAGCgtgccaatatatatattaattatatattaattatatatattaattatttacaagACCTCAAAAtgaacttaaattatttttcttggtttaaatTCCATGTTTTAAAATGTCCGTTTAAGCTTGCAGAAAATCTTAAGCCCTTTTAATTATATAGACAAGATTgaacaactatatatatatatattctcagtCGAATTGTGggtatgaaatatattttttattaattaatttagtctaaatatgtttttcttttaaatcaacTTATCTTGCTTTATTTGCAAAATAAATGGGAAATGATCGTAAATATTGAATGCTTCCTAATTATGAATGAATGAGAGTATAAATCTCTGGCGCAAATTATGAACACCTCGCGCCGCttaattcccttttcttttcttttttaataataatgtagCTCGCCACGTAATTCTTCATATTAGTCCAAGCTTTTTCCTAgccttttaattatttgaaatacatAGCTAAATAACACCTTTCCATTCGTGCAAGaggtaatttttaatttgtatgtttatgattttaaaggattttcttatctcttgtttatgaacatagatataattaaatattaaaattgatcatttaaaaatttaattgaagcATATATTGACAActagttatttattttagagatatttaaaattataataaaaattatttttcaaagtatttttatttaaaaatatatttaaataatatttttttattttttaaaaattatttttaatatttatacatcaaaaccgattcaaaaacactaaaatatttaattattttttacatcgaACAAATTGTTGCACTGTTATTAACagagttttaatttgtttctatgtttcaaaaacgttttttaaaaaatttaaaatttttttttttttatttacttcaaattaatatgtttttagtgttttttaattattttattgtgttgatgtcaaaaaataatttttaaataataaaaaaaatcattaaaaaacaaccactaacAAGTGGATTTGAAGGTGTGCAGCTTTGAAGCCTAGCACAAGCACAGCTCATAAAACAATTATCAGCACACTGAAGAAATACAGGGAGGGGAAGAGGAATTGGCATATATTTCAACCAGCTGATATTTCATTGATACCCTAAACTAATGTATCTTAGGCAAAAGACAGCAAGGTTGTTATTAAAGAAATGGACTAAGACTAAGAATTACAACAAATGGAACTGAGGAATCCATCCTACCTCTCAATTATTCGCATATACTCGTTTCTCAACTTTTCTTTCAAatggctaagaaaaaaaaaatacaagaatgtTTGCCTCTGAATCCATATGAAGAGTGCTAGCAATGCATGGGAGGGAAAAATAGAAACTACCTACTCTCCTGTCCTGAGAGGTAAGATCGTGCCAATGAACACGCTTTTTCCTTCTGCCTTTTGAATTCATCGTATCGCAGGAAGAAATAACCCAGATAATCAAAATCTATCGGAGACATCTTGGCCTGTTAATAGAAACATTATCAATCACTATCATATGGTTTAGTGGGCATGGCTGGTAGAGATAAAGGTTCATAATTACCTGGATTAGTGCCcataaagcccaaattaagtGTGAAACTAACATGTAAGTGTTTGTCTCTATGTATAGAGCTTCAAGGTCTTTGTCCGATACCTGTAGGAATTCATGATCTGTCAGATACCTGTTGGAAATAATAGCCAATTGTATGTAGTGCCTtgaaatcaaaacttaaaaatcacaGGTGGATGCAGTTTGAATAGATTTATGGGGTCAGGTGTATCTAGACCCTGCTATCAGACTCATCTAGCCCAGGGAAGTATGAACTACTAATGAAGATCCAAGATTCAAGATCAAAGTAACAGGTGAACTTcataatcaataaaattcaaCTTCCCATGCCAGTATTCATCTAAAATGAGTCAAAGAGGAAAGGTTTGCTCACAAGTAGACGATCTTTATAGCAAAATCATAAGACAAAGAGCAAGATTAACTATCaattattcatttaaaaacaaagattaaaCATCCATGGTGCTAGCAGTGAAACCTCACAAAGTAGGGTTGGGCATCAAATGAAGGCACACAAAATGTTCAACGGAAAAATGATATAAGAATGAAGAAAGGCTACATTGGGatttaacatatgattatttagggaatttgttttttgtatgtttCCATTTAACACCTCTTGCATCATCTAAAATATGGAAGAGCTGCATAGCAtagatcaaataaataaaggtggCACCACATGTCAGAAGATTTCTGCAAAGGAGATTCCACTTCTTTTTTAGAAAGTGCAATTGAGGATGACACTTGATCACAACCAAAACTTCTGATAAAGACATATATCATGGTTGCATTTCTATGTTTGCTGAGTATGGAATTCGATCCCATTAGTTAACTCATTCAGGATTTGAATATAACGaacaaaatcaataattcagaattaaaaagtttataacGCAGGtcatatataaactaaaaagttcATTTACATACCGtcgaaaaaataattttcaaatgacCATCATACCTCATGCGGTTTATCAGGTTGCAAAAAATGCCTGAAGAAATGATATTGCTCATCCTTACTTGGGTATCTACATTAAACGAATTCAATTGTCAACAAATCTACACATGCAACTGAAAATggagaaaacaagaagaagaaaaattgaagacATACAAGCTGTAGTCACAATCATAGCCTGCATATTCATTGAAGTGATTTCCAATGTCATAACCTCTGTAACTGTATGATCCATACTCAAAATCAATGATGTAGAGTTTCTCTGAAAATTAGTAAGATTAATAATGATATCAATAGTACAAGACTCAGGAAAAAATATCCACAAATTAAAACACTCTTTTGGCACAATATTTCCTGTAAGCACATCAAGCACTGTCTTGGGAAATCTCACTGCATTTTCAAAGTCTGTTTGCCTTTAACATTTTGGACAAATTGGAAGCTATAATGACAGCAGATGCCAGAGACAGACCCATGTTcttgtaataattttaaataatagacaatcaaaataaaatgtcaaaatgCAATGACATTCTTATAATCCAAATGAAATCCCTGTCATTGGACACCTCATGCAATAGTCCTAATAAGAAAATTCCATTCTTCCATTAACTATCATTTCCTTTTTCCTATTTGGTTTTCTACTTCTTGCTTAGATTCGAACCACTAGGCTTTTCTGGTACATACTGCATATAGAAGGAACACATAATTTACGTAATCATAAGCATTTTGATAATGGAACCAAGAGTATCTTGTTTAGTTTGAAGGCTGCATGCCTAGAgtgtttcttctcttttctctagTGCTGTTtatgtcttcttcctttcttGATTGCTACAGTACCTTGGTTACTATTCACAAAACTAACTTTACCCTCAAATCTTCTGGATAATCAATCCAATACCGCATACCCTAACTCTGGCTCCCACCTAAAACACCAAATTTCAACAGCCTCAAGGTTGTCCTGCAACACTTGATGTAGCTTAGATTCAATAAcagattaaaaaattcattgacaATGGCCCTGTTCAACACTGCAATTCTTGAAAGACCAACCAAGATTGATTTCTTCATGTTTACAACTAGAAGATATAATGCCGCCATCCCCTTAGTATCTGTAACTTGAATTACAGAAACAACACCAATTGAGATAGagagattataaaaataacgCATATTTAAAGACAGAAACCAACAGAGTAGAATATTAATACCAAGAAACATGCTGCCACTCtattaaaacatataaaggGGTAAAATGGAGGAAAATGCATATTAAAAATCAGTTTTCATTGACACCTTCATCTTCATTAAGCATCAGATTCCCTGAAAGCAAGTCATTATGAGCGAAAACCACTGGAGCATTGAGAAGATCTGTCAATTCCTGTTCAATTATCATGAAATAGACCTCCATAAGTAGGAAGGAATCACTATAAACCTTGCAACTTATCAACTGAAAAATGGAAATCCCATGTAGTTCCAAAGTCAAGAATGCGAACTCGTCTGTGATTATGAAACACTAATAAGTATAGCTATttccagattaaaaaaaaaaaagaactaagaaAGGCCAAGGGAAACACCATGTTGTCTGACTCGTACCTGATACCATCTAACAGTTTCAATCCACACATATAGATATATTACTAACAACTACAAGGAGCATCTGGCATTTATAATACTTTTTCTACACAAGACTGTTAATTAGTTCAGTTTCACAATATCCCGTGCAAGTTACTAAGGGTCTTGGAAGTCATCCTTTAAAGCATGTTCAACAGTTCTCTAGCATAGACTACCTTAAAAGTCTGCAACAGTGCATTTTATTCATTGTACTCAATTTTCATGCAAGTACCTAcataatatttaaactaaaaaaatcttgaacttTCAAATGCATGTTAACAACATGGGTCAACGTATAAGGAAACTTAAAAACAGGTTTCATGTAAGGTGCAAGTACAAAAGACTAGTCTCTAAGGCCAAAAGCTTCAGAGAAAAAGGATAGACTAACAAGATAccaattacaaagaaaatttacGGAACGAGGATCACCTTGATTTCAACAACTTCATTGTAAACTTCCTTAAACAAAATGGTCTCATATTTTTTTCGCTTCTCAATATCATCAAAGTGAAGAGTGGATGCTGCAACAAAAAGTGGccattgaaaatgaaaaattaacaaCCAATGGGAATGGCATGACTGTTACATCAACATTCAAGGATATCCAATGGTTGAACTGACAAAAGTT includes:
- the LOC118048368 gene encoding UDP-glycosyltransferase 73D1 — protein: MAPPMSSQLHFVLIPLMAQGHTIPMIDMARLISERGVTVSLVTTPHNASRFASIIERARESSLPVRLVQIPFPCEEVGLPIGYENLDTLPSRDLLKKFYIAVARLQQPLERILEHAKPRPSCIISDKCLSWTAKTAQRFNIPRIVFHGMCCFSLLSSNNIRLHKAHLTVSSDSEPFVVPGMPKSFEITKTQLPGAFVSLPDLDDVRNKMQEAESTAYGVVVNSFDELEHGCAQEYGKALKKKVWCIGPVSLINKQNLDMFERGNKASIGKTQCLEWLDSMEPGSVIYACLGSLCRLVPSQLIELGLGLEASNKPFIWVVKTGERGSELEEWFVKERFEERIKGRGLLIKGWAPQVLILSHRSVGGFLTHCGWNSTVEGICSGVPMISWPQFSEQFFNEKLIVEILRIGVRIGVEVPVRWGEEEKVGVLVKKDEVRKAVITLMDAGGEEGKNRRKRAIELGKTARKAMELGGSSNLNLSFLIQDIMNLQISKQG